In Lolium rigidum isolate FL_2022 chromosome 3, APGP_CSIRO_Lrig_0.1, whole genome shotgun sequence, the genomic window GGATGAGAAAACATGGAAAGCTCTATGGAAATTAGGTGTTATGCCTAAGATAAGAGTGTTTTGGTGGCGGGTGGTTAAAAACATTCTTCCATGCTATTCAGAACTAAGGAGGAGACACATTAAAGAGTTGAGTGTGTTCCCTCTTTGTGGGCATGAAGATGAGACATTGTGGCATACTTTGATTGCATGTGACCATGCAAGATCATTCTGGAGGGCGGCACAAGAATTTTTCGAGCTCAAGTTACCAAGGCTACATCCAGCTACTTGGTCCAGAAATGTTTTGGATACTGATATTATCGGCAAGAAGGATGCTGCGGTGGCAGTATCGGTGATGTGGACAATCTGGGGGAGTATAAACAACTATAATCATGGGGAGACAAAGTACCAACCAATGAGATCAATGGAACTAGTAGATGAACTGGTGAAATCCATTGAGGTACCTCTGCCGTCGCCGATGGCTGCAGTTGGAGGTGGTATACCGAAGTGGAAGCGACCGATAGAGGGGTGGATCAAACTGAACTCTGATGGAACTCTTAAAGCTGTAGACAACATGGCGGGTACAGGGGTGATTGCGAGAGATTACTCTGGAAATTTTGTGCGTGTAGAATGTCGACGGTATGAGTACATTGTTGATCCTGTGATGGTGGAGCTGTTAGCGTGTCGTGATGCATTGTTCCTAGCTCGGACGAAGGGATGGTCTCATGTCATCCTTGAGACAGACTGTCAGCTGATTGTCAATGCTTGTAAGGATGGGAAGTGGCAGCGATCGTACTCAGCAGCGATCCTGCGGGAGATGAATGCTACTATCTCCGCTTTTCAGGGTTTTAGGTGCGAGTTTGTGCGGAGAGATGCTAATAAAGCAGCACAtgtttcggaaattcaattcggctcccgggtgcgtatgctccctctaccaaaaaaacatatttagaaatgtcaaaaaatttggataaaaaattctacatgtacatctccataatgtatgtgcattcgctaagtttcacgaaaaaccaatattttttgtggtctatgtaaaaaggagaaactttatcttgtgaaaacattatttttagcactcaattttgtcttttttacacacgtcacatgataagtcgattttttatgaaacgactttgtgagcgcgtagcacgtggagatgtacgtacaaattttttgtttcaatttttttgaaatttaaaatgtacataagatgcatttcaatatatagggagcatatgcacccatgttccaaaacatcactccccacaTGTTTGTGCTCGCTCCGCTCTCTTGCTAGAGTCTTATGTTACTAGTTTTGAATTTATCCCTGATTTTCTGATTGAGCCTGTTCAATCAGATATTTTGTCGTCCCTGAATAAAAGCCGGGCGGCgaaacttttttttaaaaaagatcCGGGGCTGGCTGGCTAGCTAGCCAGGTCTGCTTTTGAACCCTCGCTCGCCCGGCCCGCACctttcctctcttcctcctcaccgCATTCGCATCTCCGGATTCCCTCCCCCGCCGCGCCGCCATTCCCGCCGCCTCGATCTCCCTCCTCCCGATTCAACGAGGAATGCCGCTAGGACGCGAGCTGCCACGCGGCTGATCTCCTCTCACGCCGCTGGGagccctctctctctttctctctcgccgACCTAGAGGGATCCCGTCGCGGCTGCACCACCCCCTCGTCCCCATCTCCCCTGGCACCAGCATCCCCGTTCTAGGGTTTGCTCGGGGGACGCCCTCCCCGCTCGCCTCTTCCTCCTCACGCTCGCCCGCCCGCCCGCGTGGTGCGATGGGCTAGTGAGCACAGATGTTCGGCGACCGATAGCCACGTCCTCCAAaaagaaagaacaaaaaaaaagaaaaccgaACACTCTTTCCTCatcgctcattcccgaatcctgtAAAATCTGTACCCTAGCCTAGAGCTGCCGCCGTGTCGTAGCTCCGCCCGCGTCTCAGTCCCGCCCCCTCCGCCGCCCCCTTTCTCCGCCGCTCCCGCGCGTCGCCGGCGCCGTTCCCGTTCCATCTCACCAGGACGTCGCTTTCCCGCTGGCTCGATCCCACCGCCCGCACTGCAGGCCACTGGTTTTTTTGAGGTATGGGCCTTTTGTTATCCAGGGATTAGTTTAAACCCCACTGCCCTCCGCAGATTGTGGGCGTGCCGGTGCGCAGCCTCTAGATCCGCCCCTGGATTTGGTATGCTAGGTCTCTGCCTGCTTTGAGTTCTCATTAGGTTAGTATTACGCCCCCCACATCATACACTTCTGCCCAAACACCCTACTCCGGAATGATTCATCAAAGTGTTTCTCTCACTGTCGCTGGGGAAAGTGTTAGCTTAATACCTTTTTTCTGATCACACTAGTGTTACAATTTGCGCTCGATTCATGATTTTGACTAATGTCTTGCGTTTTATTCTGCCATGGTAGACAAGTTCTGTCCGACTTAGCAGGCTGAATTGTTGCTCAAGAGTAGTTTACTTGTAGGCGATGTTCTAATGTGTGGCAACGAGACATGGACCATGCTATTGTTTTCGATCATCTACTCTACTGTCATGCTTAGCAAGTGTGTAGGCGTTTCAAGTGCCAAGTCTAATTTGTTTTGTTCTAGTAGGTGATCAAGTTTCTGATTACCTTTGGCCCTTCGGAAATCAATTGATTGCCCACTACTGAGAATTTCGAGCACATTCGACGACAAATCCTCATTCCTATGAAATGTCACTGCTTAGTAGATTTTTCTACAAGCGGCCACCCGATGGATTACTGGAGTTCATTGACAGGATCTACGGTAAGCTTGTGAAGGATTATTTGTTTGTTCATTTTTACACTGGTGACCTCATTTGTTTATTTTCTATACCaattgattttgtacctcaccatGTTGTGCAGTTTTTGATTCATGCTTCTGCACTGAAGTTTTGCCGCATGGAATGTACCCTGTCTATTTGAATGGTATCATTACAGAGTTGCATGAAGAACACACAGAGTCTTCTTTTCTGGCGATTAACTTCAGAGATGGGGATAAGAGAAGCCAGCTTGCTGATATCCTACATGAATACGAAATTCCAGTAATTGACTACCCGCGTCATTTTGAAGGCTGCCCAGTGCTCCCTCTATCTCTTATCCACCATTTCCTTCGTGTCTGTGAACACTGGCTATCTACTGGGAACAGCCAAAATATTATACTGCTCCACTgtgagagaggggctggccatcATTGGCATTTCTGTTATCTTGTTTCCTTATTTTCAAGAAGTTGCACAGCGCAGAACATAAAactctagacattgtttatcgtGAGGCGCCTAAAGGTTTCCTGCAGCTTTTTTCTGCACTCAACCCAATGCCCTCTCAGCTCCGATATATGCAATATGTAGCCAGAAGAAACATTTCTCCAGAGTGGCCTCCATTGGAGCGGGCACTCTCTTTGGATTGTCTGATTCTCCGAGCCATTCCAAATTTCGATTCTGATAATGGATGCAGGCCATTGGTCCGCATTTTTGGTCGAAATCTTCTTGGCAAGAATGCTAGCATGACCGACATGATTTTTTCAATGCCTAAGAAGAAGTCCTTGCGCCACTATCGGCAGGTATGTGATAAATGTAATTGAATGCAATCTTGATTTCTTTTTGATCTTGCATTAATCTGTATTGTTTTCATGCAGGAGGACTGTGACGTGATAAAAATTGATATCCAATGTCCGGTCCAGGGAGATGTTGTTCTGGAGTGTGTGCATCTTGATCTTGATCCAGAAAAGGAAGTTATGATGTTCCGGATAATGTTCAATACTGCTTTTATTCGTTCAAATGTACTGATGCTGAATAGTGATGATGTTGATATACTATGGGGTTCAAAAGATCGGTACCCGAGGAGTTTTAGAGCAGAGGTAAGAGTGATGCACCTACTCTTTGAAAATTTCTAGGGTAAGAAATCAATTACTGATGCATATTTGGAAGTACAGGTGCTGTTTTGTGAAATTGGAGGCATCTCTCCTCCAAGGGCTCCAACAGCAACATTGAATGGTGATATGAAAGGTGGTTTACCAATTGAAGCCTTTTCAGCTGTTCAAGAACTCTTCAATGGCGTTGAATGGATGGAAAGCAGTGACAATGCTGCCTTTTGGTTGCTCAAAGAATTCTCAGCAAACTCGCTCCAAGATAAATTTCAAAAACTAATACTGAGCGACATGAAAGAGCTCTCAAAGTTCCAAGCTAAAGTTGGTCTGCAGATGCCACTGATGTCCCCACTAGATTCTGATGAAGAAAAATATTCCGTGGCTTCTGATTCTGTTTCTTCAACTGATTATGAGAAGGATCGTGCTCTTACCACTGAAGATTCTGAATCTATCGGTACATTGATCGTGCTCTTACTCAAGTCATTTTCCATGTTAACCTTTATTGCTGTGTTCAATAATTTGTGCAATGCGCTTTAAGAACACTTGCTTCTGTTTCTGTGCTTGATGATGCTCCCTGTTATCTCTTTTTTTCTTGAGCACGTGCCTAATTGCTCCACATTCTCTCTCTGGTATCTTTATTAGAGTCTGATTCATAACCATCACAATTTGTGCAGCTACTTCCTCAGTGAACGCTTCATCTCCATCTCCTCCACGTGGCCGATCTTCTAGCCTTTCAACTGAACAAAGCCTGCTGCCAGCAGAATTACAGCAGGAGTTACCAAGTACCAGGCAGCTGCCGCAATCATCAGCAGAAAATGGAGATAAACGTGTAATATCGGCACTGGTGCCACCACCAGCCACCGCAAATGGAAGCGAACCTGTTTTCTtggcaccgccgccaccaccaccaccaccaccaccaccaccgccaccaccgccaccaccaagtGGCAGCAAACCTGTTttctcgccaccgccgccgccaccaccgccaccaccaagtGGCAGCAAACCTGCTttctcaccgccgccgccaccaccaccactacctcAGAGTAGCAACTTATCTTCTCCACAGCTTCCACCTGCTCCACCTCCGCCACCCCTACCAAATTCTCGGACAGGAACACTTATATCTGCACCGGCACCGCAGCCACAGCAAAATGTTCTTTTTCATCCAGTACCACCACCTCCATCCCAAGCTAACGGAATAGCTAAGAAatgccctccgcctcctccaccccCACCCCGCCCCCCTCCCTCTTCTAACAGAGCACCTACAACTGCTGCTGGCATTCTGTCCAAAggaccacctcctccacccccacctccacctccacctggtGCTCATtgcccaccgccacctccacctccacctggtGCTCATtgcccaccgccacctccacctccacctggtGCTCATtgcccaccgccacctccacctccaccgttgCCAGCAGGCGCTATTCAAAGAACTCCagcgccaccacctcctcccctGATGACAGGGAAGAAAGCTCCTGcaccgccacccccaccaccTCAAGCACCAAAACCTCCTGAAACTGTACCCCCTCCAAGCTCAAAGATCTCAAACGCACCTGCACCACCCCCATTATTGGGAAGGGGAAGAGCAGCAACTGGATCAGGAAAAGGTCGTGGCATTGGATTGGCGCATCAAAGTAACCCCCCAAAGAAAGCTTCCTTAAAGCCTTTGCACTGGGTGAAAGTTACACGCGCAATGCAAGGAAGTCTCTGGGCGGATGCACAAAATCAAGGAAATCAGGCTAGGTAACTGATATGCTGTTAATTTTTTTATGATTTAGTTAATTTTTGATGTTTTTACATCATTGATACCGCTAGGTGATACAAAAATATGGCAGTCATTGTTTATGGACTATCATGCTGCTTTCCCCCCTAACTATATGAACTTGATTGGTGCATCTGTTCTCTCATGCTAAATTTTGTTATTTAAACCCGGGTCTGGAATTCCTTTTCCTTGTTTAACACGTGGACAGTCTCTGCATTGAAACTTTATTTACTCGTGCACTATTTTGCAGGGCTCCTGACATTGATTTATCTGAGTTGGAGACCTTGTTCTCCACTGCTGTTGCAACCAATGCAAGTGAGAAAGGAGGAACAAAGCGTGCCTCAGCTGTTAGCAAGCCAGAAATTGTTCACCTGGTATGGAAACTTTCACTTTCTTAATGTACTGATTTGCTGTAGAGTACTCGGAAGTTTTTGCCCTTTCATTCTTGTGCTTTTACCTTAAACACTTGAATTCTCTCAAAGTTGTTTCAGTAACCTTGTTATTTGTTTTTTCATGATATGTTATTGAGCTCCGAGTCTCGGATTTGTCAAACCATTCTTCTTCATTAGAACCATTGCATGATAATACGATTTACATGATTACTGCTCTTTTTTAagtctatctatctatatatttattttttccttGCATGTGCTCAACTGAGTGACATTGCATCTGTGTGTTGTATTATCCATTTAAAGTTTGAAAATATGGTTTTCATATGTACGGTACTCTATGCTGCAATCAATTTCCTTATAAAGTGTCATTTAAATAGTTTTTCTTTCTTATTCTCGCCAGTATACTGGTTTCACGTTTGGACATCTTCAGTCATTTGCAGTCAACATAATTCTATTCTTTATATGTTAATAGACTAGCATGGTGATTATTCCGTCAGGTGATGAACTAATTGTTCCTGCTACTTGTATACAGGTTGATATGAGAAGAGCAAATAATTGTGAGATCATGCTTACGAAAATCAAAATGCCCCTTCCTGATATGATTGTGAGTATCCTTTGTAGGTTAACTACTCTGACAAAAAAAGGAGGCACGTTGATTTTTTTCCTGTGGAATAGTTTCTGAGTATCTAAAGCTTGTATTCATATTATTTTGCATTTTTTCCGTTCTGCTCTTTATATGTTAATAGATTCTGTGGCGTACACATGTTTTGCTAACATCTTCCACTCACTAAGCATGAAAAATTCTTAAAAGCACAAAATTAGATGCTATAACTCCTATTGTTTAATCTCCACGCATACAGTGTTATAACCTTTGGGCTGCCTAAGACTACAGAATTTTTTACACTCTTCTGGTAAAGTAAAACCACTGTATATGATTATTGTACGTGCAAGTTACTGATGATCTGTGTTGGATTTCTCGATCCTTGTTTTTTATCTTCTAGGCAATTTATCACTTTGATGACACTATTATTCTACTCAAATGATGCTGTTAACAACTGTCTGTCAGCCTGCTACTTTGTTATGTGCTCCTATGTAATTTTCTTCTGTAAATGGTTGTTCTCGCAGAGGGCGATCTTGGCTTTAGATACTTCTGTTCTTGATAATGACCAAGTGGAGAATCTCATTAAGTTTTGCCCTACAAATGAAGAAATCGAGATGTTGAAGGTACTTCTGAATTATGATAGCTATTTTTGCATTTCATGATATGTAAATTAGACTTTGAGTTAGCATCTAATGCTGTTTTGTTCTAAATTGTTATTGTTTTTGTCCGTGCGCTCAGAACTATAACGGCAACAAAGAAATGCTTGGAAAATGTGAACAGGTTTGTTTAATATTTTGGTTGCATATATAGTGCTCCATTTTGAATATTGATGGAAGCATAAACTCTGCTGCAGTTTTTCCTGGAGCTAATGAAAGTTCCTCGCGTGGAGTCCAAACTAAGAGTTTTTGCTTTCAGAATTGCATTCACGACACAGGTCCGCTGTCCTCCTTCCAGTTAATTTACTGGGATTATCTCAGTTTCTCTATGAATTGCAGTTTGTAATTGTGATGTCTTACCTTTTGTCAGACGGATGAGCTAAGAACTAATTTAACCACCATAAATGATGCAACAAAAGAGGTGCAACATCGTATATCTCATCTTGGGTAAATTTTGTACAGATATATTCTTATACACTGACTGTCTTAATTTTTCACTTCATGCAGGTGAAAGAGTCTCTGAAGTTACGGCAGATAATGCAGACCATTCTCACATTAGGGAATGCATTGAATCAAGGAACAGCTCGAGGTATCAAATGATTGTAGAAAATTAGCATTTGTCTGATAGTTTGTCTGATATGGTGATGGGTTGAACAGGTTCTGCTGTTGGCTTCAGATTAGACAGTCTTCTTAAACTATCGGATACTCGAGCTAGGAACAATAAGATGACACTAATGCATTATTTATGCAAGGTATGCGCTTGGTGTAAAGTGTTAATTAACTTAATAATTTTGTATGCTAAAATTCCCTGATCAATCTTCATTGCTGGCCATATCTCGCAATAATTCAATGCTGGTTTGGATTTAATATCTTACTGCAGTCAGTGAACTGTGCCACTTCTGATGGACTTATGGTACATAATCATGTTGTCCTAGTGCAGAACAGTAATTTACCTGCGCCCTTAGTGTTGAGAATCATGTATAGGAAGAGAGACCACTTTTCAATCTAAACTGTGTCAGAAAGACATTTTCAACCCTGAACACTAAAATTAAagaattgcaaccttgaagcattGAAATACACGATGGCTTTTGGTGCCGATTGCTGTAGTGTGCTTGATATTATGTTCCACGGGTCAGCTCTGGGTTTGTTCGCTCAGATCAAGCAAACAATTATAGGGTGCTCTGAATGCCAATTATCAGTCTGTCACCAGGATATGTTTCAACCTGGTGGCTTGCCTTCTTCATTATTGGTGAATTACTGGTTTGTTGAGGGAGCATCTGATTGGTTCAGTTTTTCTCGAAAGCAGACCCATCTGATATTTGATCCGAGCTTAGAATTAGAACAAGTCTGCTTCAGGCACCTCAATACCTTTCCTGGATATTTAATCTTGAGCTGCCTTCATTTGAGAATAATACCCTATATAAATTACAATCCCAGGTTAGGTAGGTGAGAGGTCGATGGCGTAGATGGTAATTGATAGCTTCCACATGAGATGTTCGTTGGATGTGAACTATTGTTGTATAGATGCAATTAATGGTATGATTGCAGATAGGTAAGCATGTGAATGATATTATGAACTGTTGATGCATATGCCACCTAGGTTCACTTACATGTTTTGAGGCGCTCTCATGCACTATTTTTCAAGTTAGCTGTGTACGAGGAATAGATGCACTACTTGAGTCTTGGTTTGAATGTGATCAGTTTGGTAGGCCTCATAATGTGATGCTTGGGCCGTTTAATACTATAAGCACATTTTAAGAATTCCGTCAGCTCTCAGTTACAATTGCAAGCTTGTTGAACTTAGCTTATCTTTCTTTATTACATGCTAGCTTCTCGCTGAAAAGTTGCCTGAGCTTCTTGATTTTGACAAAGACTTGATTCATCTGGAAGCAGCTTCTAAGGTAATGCAGATGGATTGATCTGTTAATAGCAATTCTGGGTGATCATCGAGCTACTCACCAAAGATGTTTCTCTGTGATTGCATTTGTTAATCCCCCCagatccagttgaagtttattGCTGAAGAAATGCAAGCAATAAACAAAGGTCTTGAGAAGGTCGAGCAAGAATTAGCTGCTTCAGTGAATGATGGTGCAATATCTATTGGCTTCCGTAAGGTAAGAATACCTTTTGTCTACTTTTCACAGTTGGATGTTGGGCATATTTGTTCTGTTTACGATTAGTCCACTGCTTAAGGAGCTTATAATTTTACTCATTCAGGACAAGAAATGACATATATAACTTAAACACAGACCAAATTATTGAATTAGCTGCCCCCTGATATTCATTGAGGACTTACTATGTTTTAGTTTTTCTCTGATTTGTAATTTTACATACTATAGTAGACAGCCGGATAAGTGCATACTTTTTAGTACCATTCATTAATCACTTCTATAACGGAATGTAAATAAGTACACAGCCTGACATGCATTTGCACCTTTTCTTTCACAAATGTATTGCTCAGAACAATCATGAATGTACAAGAGTAGATTGACTTACGGAAATATTCTGCTACCTACCGAACACAATTGTTACACCATTTGGGAAACCGTCGGCGTGCACTTTTGTGATCCAGCACAACAATAACGCCGTGTACAGTCCGAACTCTGGACTCGATAGGAGTAGTGATGTTGCGGGACCCTTAACTCTAAAGCAAGAATACGTGCTGAGACTTTGCAAGTGAGCAAAACAAATGGTGATTCTTTTACGAGTGAACTAAGATCAGTTGCTTTTACAGGCATTGAAAAGCTTTCTTGACTCAGCAGAAGCTGTGGTTAGGTCCCTCATTTCCTTGTATGCAGAAGTGGTGAGGCCCTGCTCTGAAGTTATTTTTTTGTTCGCGCCTTGTGTTTGTGAAAGATTTCAATTACATCTGTTTTGCAGGGAAGAAATGCTGATTCCCTAGCTCAGTATTTTGGTGAAGATCCAGCCCGCTGCCCTTTTGAGCAAGGTATTGTGTGACCTTTATAAAATTTTGCAGCTTTACTAGGCCATTGTTCTCTTAATTATATGCACAGATGTAACTCATCCGATGACGAAGTTTTTGATTGCACTAGCACAGTTAAAAAAACTTCAAAATGTTCTCTCTTGCCCCTTGAGGAAGTTTCGCTCCAAACAGTCATTTACCGGAATATATTTATTGGGAATGATCTA contains:
- the LOC124704319 gene encoding LOW QUALITY PROTEIN: formin-like protein 3 (The sequence of the model RefSeq protein was modified relative to this genomic sequence to represent the inferred CDS: inserted 1 base in 1 codon) gives rise to the protein MSLLSRFFYKRPPDGLLEFIDRIYVFDSCFCTEVLPHGMYPVYLNGIITELHEEHTESSFLAINFRDGDKRSQLADILHEYEIPVIDYPRHFEGCPVLPLSLIHHFLRVCEHWLSTGNSQNIILLHCERXGWPSLAFLLSCFLIFKKLHSAEHKTLDIVYREAPKGFLQLFSALNPMPSQLRYMQYVARRNISPEWPPLERALSLDCLILRAIPNFDSDNGCRPLVRIFGRNLLGKNASMTDMIFSMPKKKSLRHYRQEDCDVIKIDIQCPVQGDVVLECVHLDLDPEKEVMMFRIMFNTAFIRSNVLMLNSDDVDILWGSKDRYPRSFRAEVLFCEIGGISPPRAPTATLNGDMKGGLPIEAFSAVQELFNGVEWMESSDNAAFWLLKEFSANSLQDKFQKLILSDMKELSKFQAKVGLQMPLMSPLDSDEEKYSVASDSVSSTDYEKDRALTTEDSESIATSSVNASSPSPPRGRSSSLSTEQSLLPAELQQELPSTRQLPQSSAENGDKRVISALVPPPATANGSEPVFLAPPPPPPPPPPPPPPPPPPSGSKPVFSPPPPPPPPPPSGSKPAFSPPPPPPPLPQSSNLSSPQLPPAPPPPPLPNSRTGTLISAPAPQPQQNVLFHPVPPPPSQANGIAKKCPPPPPPPPRPPPSSNRAPTTAAGILSKGPPPPPPPPPPPGAHCPPPPPPPPGAHCPPPPPPPPGAHCPPPPPPPPLPAGAIQRTPAPPPPPLMTGKKAPAPPPPPPQAPKPPETVPPPSSKISNAPAPPPLLGRGRAATGSGKGRGIGLAHQSNPPKKASLKPLHWVKVTRAMQGSLWADAQNQGNQARAPDIDLSELETLFSTAVATNASEKGGTKRASAVSKPEIVHLVDMRRANNCEIMLTKIKMPLPDMIRAILALDTSVLDNDQVENLIKFCPTNEEIEMLKNYNGNKEMLGKCEQFFLELMKVPRVESKLRVFAFRIAFTTQTDELRTNLTTINDATKEVKESLKLRQIMQTILTLGNALNQGTARGSAVGFRLDSLLKLSDTRARNNKMTLMHYLCKLLAEKLPELLDFDKDLIHLEAASKIQLKFIAEEMQAINKGLEKVEQELAASVNDGAISIGFRKALKSFLDSAEAVVRSLISLYAEVGRNADSLAQYFGEDPARCPFEQVTSILVIFVNMFKKSRDENARNAEAEKKKLEKAAIK